One Actinomadura viridis genomic region harbors:
- a CDS encoding extracellular solute-binding protein: MIKARRGAALTAVLAAGSLVLAGCGGGGESDPNELRLWHYEAPDSAMGVAWSQAIKEFESTHPGVKVKFEEKGFEQIQKTAPMVLNSKDAPDVMEYNKGNATAGMLSRQGLLEDMSAEVTKRGWDKMLPANVQVTSKYDAKGTMGGDKWFGVPNYAEYVQVYYNKDLFDKHGVKVPSTYAEFTAALDTFVGKGVTPLTNAGAEYMAHQFVYQLALDKADRPWVDAFQRYTAKTSFTDPAWTYGATTFADWVKKGYVAKDSVGLKAEDAGVAFMQGKFPMMFSGSWWFGRVAKEAKFEWDTFTWPGAKLTPGSGGNLWVVPKGSKNKKLAYDFIEITMKKHIQNALGNAGGIPVAADSSAITNPKAKKLIDNFNTLAQNDGLAYYPDWPVAGFYDKWVSEVQKLMNGKGTPGQILGEVQRAYDDGLPK, from the coding sequence ATGATCAAGGCACGCAGGGGCGCGGCTCTGACGGCCGTGCTCGCCGCAGGCTCGCTCGTCCTGGCCGGCTGCGGCGGCGGCGGCGAGTCCGACCCCAACGAGCTGCGCCTGTGGCACTACGAGGCCCCCGACAGCGCGATGGGCGTCGCCTGGAGCCAGGCGATCAAGGAGTTCGAGAGCACCCACCCGGGCGTCAAGGTGAAGTTCGAGGAGAAGGGCTTCGAGCAGATCCAGAAGACCGCGCCCATGGTGCTCAACTCCAAGGACGCCCCCGACGTCATGGAGTACAACAAGGGCAACGCCACCGCGGGGATGCTCTCCAGGCAGGGCCTGCTGGAGGACATGTCGGCGGAGGTGACCAAGCGCGGCTGGGACAAGATGCTGCCGGCCAACGTCCAGGTCACCTCGAAGTACGACGCCAAGGGCACCATGGGCGGCGACAAGTGGTTCGGCGTTCCCAACTACGCCGAGTACGTGCAGGTCTACTACAACAAGGACCTGTTCGATAAGCACGGGGTGAAGGTGCCGTCCACCTACGCCGAGTTCACCGCCGCACTGGACACGTTCGTGGGCAAGGGCGTCACCCCGCTCACCAACGCCGGCGCCGAGTACATGGCGCACCAGTTCGTCTACCAGCTCGCCCTGGACAAGGCCGACCGCCCCTGGGTGGACGCCTTCCAGCGCTACACCGCCAAGACCAGCTTCACCGACCCTGCCTGGACGTACGGCGCCACCACGTTCGCCGACTGGGTGAAGAAGGGCTACGTCGCCAAGGACTCCGTGGGCCTCAAGGCAGAGGACGCGGGCGTGGCCTTCATGCAGGGCAAGTTCCCGATGATGTTCTCGGGCAGCTGGTGGTTCGGCCGCGTCGCCAAAGAGGCCAAGTTCGAGTGGGACACCTTCACCTGGCCGGGCGCCAAGCTGACCCCCGGCTCCGGCGGCAACCTCTGGGTCGTCCCCAAGGGGTCGAAGAACAAGAAGCTCGCCTACGACTTCATCGAGATCACGATGAAGAAGCACATCCAGAACGCCCTCGGCAACGCCGGCGGCATCCCGGTGGCGGCCGACTCCTCGGCCATCACCAACCCCAAGGCCAAGAAGCTCATCGACAACTTCAACACCCTCGCCCAGAACGACGGCCTGGCCTACTACCCCGACTGGCCGGTGGCGGGCTTCTACGACAAGTGGGTGTCGGAGGTGCAGAAGCTCATGAACGGCAAGGGCACGCCCGGCCAGATCCTGGGTGAGGTCCAGCGGGCCTACGACGACGGCCTGCCCAAGTGA
- the xylA gene encoding xylose isomerase: MSDDRFTPRPEDRFSFGIWTVGWQGVDVFGPGTRAPMPADRAVRKLAELGAYGVNFHDNDVFDFDATAAERDARIGAFRKALEETGLVVTTATTNLFSHPVFKDGAFTANDRDVRRFALRKVMDNLDLAAELGARTYVCWGGREGAESGAAKDVRAALDRYKEAFDVLASYVVDQGYDLRFAIEPKPNEPRGDILLPTVGHALAFIEELERPELVGLNPEVGHEEMAGLNYAHGLAQALWHGKLFHIDLNGQTGPRYDQDLRFGAGNARGAFWVVDLIEHSDYDGPVHFDFKPPRTEDDEGVWESARGCMRNWLILRERVRAFRADPEVQEALRAARVDELAVPTLGEGEDWRAVREFTPDVEALAGRGMAFERLDQLALEHLYGVR; encoded by the coding sequence CTGAGCGACGACCGTTTCACCCCGCGCCCGGAGGACCGCTTCTCCTTCGGCATCTGGACGGTGGGCTGGCAGGGGGTCGACGTGTTCGGCCCCGGCACCCGCGCCCCGATGCCCGCCGACCGCGCCGTGCGCAAGCTGGCCGAGCTCGGCGCGTACGGGGTGAACTTCCACGACAACGACGTGTTCGACTTCGACGCCACCGCCGCCGAGCGGGACGCCCGGATCGGCGCGTTCCGCAAGGCGCTGGAGGAGACCGGGCTGGTGGTGACGACCGCGACCACCAACCTGTTCTCCCATCCGGTCTTCAAGGACGGGGCGTTCACCGCCAACGACCGGGACGTCCGCCGGTTCGCGCTGCGCAAGGTCATGGACAACCTCGACCTGGCCGCCGAGCTGGGCGCCCGGACCTACGTGTGCTGGGGCGGCCGGGAGGGCGCGGAGTCGGGCGCGGCCAAGGACGTGCGGGCCGCGCTCGACCGGTACAAGGAGGCGTTCGACGTCCTCGCCTCCTACGTCGTGGACCAGGGCTACGACCTGCGGTTCGCGATCGAGCCCAAGCCCAACGAGCCGCGCGGCGACATCCTGCTCCCCACCGTCGGGCACGCGCTGGCGTTCATCGAGGAGCTGGAACGTCCCGAGCTGGTCGGCCTCAACCCCGAGGTCGGGCACGAGGAGATGGCCGGGCTCAACTACGCCCACGGCCTGGCCCAGGCGCTCTGGCACGGCAAGCTGTTCCACATCGACCTGAACGGCCAGACGGGGCCCCGCTACGACCAGGACCTGCGGTTCGGCGCGGGCAACGCGCGCGGGGCCTTCTGGGTCGTCGACCTGATCGAGCACAGCGACTATGACGGGCCGGTGCACTTCGACTTCAAGCCGCCGCGCACCGAGGACGACGAGGGCGTGTGGGAGTCGGCGCGGGGCTGCATGCGCAACTGGCTGATCCTGCGCGAGCGGGTGCGGGCCTTCCGCGCCGACCCCGAGGTGCAGGAGGCGCTGCGCGCGGCCCGCGTGGACGAGCTGGCCGTCCCGACCCTGGGCGAGGGCGAGGACTGGCGGGCCGTACGCGAGTTCACGCCCGACGTGGAGGCGCTCGCGGGGCGCGGCATGGCGTTCGAACGCCTCGACCAGCTCGCCCTGGAGCACCTTTACGGCGTCCGCTGA
- the xylB gene encoding xylulokinase: MLVAGIDSSTQSVKVLLCDADDGTVVASAAAPHPDGTECPPGAWWDALGKARDLLERADAVAVAAQQHGMVALDEDGKTVRPALLWNDTRSAPQARALVEELGGPGTWAERAGSVPLASFTVTKLRWMAEHEPENARRTASVLLPHDWLTLRLGASGPVTDRGDASGTGYWSPAEGRYLPELVRAALGHEPVLPRVAGSAETVGETPWGARLAPGTGDNMGAALGLGLREGDVVVSIGTSGTVFAVASAPAADPSGLVAGFADATGRFLPLVCTLNAARVLTSAAALTGTDLDGLAARALAARPGAGGLTLLPYLDGERTPDRPGATGVLAGLTTANATPENLARAAVEALLCSLADAAGHLAAQGVRPRRVLLIGGGARSAAVRALAPSLFGTPVTVPEPAEYVALGAARQAAWALAGTPEPPAWPDPPATEHTAADADAAAAGEIRARYAGLRDTTPTADRRPGGPRE, from the coding sequence ATGCTCGTCGCCGGGATCGATTCCTCGACGCAGTCGGTCAAGGTCCTGCTGTGCGACGCCGACGACGGCACGGTGGTCGCCTCGGCCGCCGCGCCGCATCCGGACGGCACCGAATGCCCGCCGGGCGCGTGGTGGGACGCCCTGGGAAAGGCCCGTGACCTGCTCGAACGGGCGGACGCGGTCGCCGTGGCCGCCCAGCAGCACGGCATGGTGGCGCTGGACGAGGACGGCAAAACAGTCCGCCCGGCGCTGCTGTGGAACGACACCCGCTCCGCCCCCCAGGCCCGGGCGCTGGTCGAGGAGCTGGGCGGTCCCGGGACGTGGGCGGAACGCGCCGGGAGCGTCCCGCTCGCCTCGTTCACCGTCACCAAGCTGCGCTGGATGGCCGAGCACGAACCCGAGAACGCCCGGCGCACCGCCTCGGTCCTGCTCCCGCACGACTGGCTGACGCTGCGGCTGGGCGCGTCCGGGCCGGTCACCGACCGCGGCGACGCCTCGGGGACCGGGTACTGGTCGCCCGCCGAGGGCCGCTACCTGCCCGAACTGGTCCGGGCCGCGCTCGGCCACGAGCCGGTCCTGCCGCGCGTGGCCGGGTCCGCGGAGACGGTCGGCGAGACCCCCTGGGGCGCCCGGCTGGCCCCCGGCACCGGCGACAACATGGGCGCCGCCCTCGGACTCGGGCTGCGCGAGGGCGACGTGGTCGTCTCGATCGGCACCTCCGGGACGGTCTTCGCGGTGGCCTCCGCGCCCGCCGCCGACCCGTCCGGGCTGGTGGCCGGGTTCGCCGACGCCACCGGCCGCTTCCTGCCGCTGGTCTGCACGCTCAACGCGGCGCGGGTGCTCACCTCCGCCGCCGCCCTGACCGGCACCGACCTGGACGGGCTGGCGGCGCGGGCGCTGGCGGCCCGGCCGGGCGCGGGCGGGCTGACCCTGCTGCCCTACCTCGACGGCGAGCGCACCCCCGACCGGCCCGGCGCCACCGGCGTCCTGGCCGGGCTGACCACCGCCAACGCCACCCCGGAGAACCTGGCGCGGGCCGCGGTCGAGGCGCTGCTGTGCTCGCTGGCCGACGCCGCCGGCCATCTGGCCGCGCAGGGCGTACGGCCGCGCCGCGTCCTGCTGATCGGGGGAGGGGCGCGCTCCGCCGCCGTCCGGGCCCTGGCCCCCTCCCTCTTCGGCACCCCCGTGACCGTCCCCGAGCCCGCCGAGTACGTGGCGCTGGGCGCCGCCCGGCAGGCCGCGTGGGCGCTGGCCGGGACGCCCGAGCCGCCCGCCTGGCCCGACCCGCCCGCCACCGAGCACACGGCCGCCGACGCGGACGCCGCCGCGGCCGGTGAGATCCGCGCCCGGTACGCCGGACTGCGCGACACCACCCCCACCGCCGATCGCCGACCTGGAGGACCTCGTGAGTGA
- a CDS encoding GntR family transcriptional regulator, translated as MEAVNVSAQLLRTGLADQIREFIVEGISSGRWEPGERLVERRIAAELGVSQGPVREALRQLEALRLVESLPNRGARVRAFTERDLGEIFPVRAGLERTAVELALPRLAERVDALERHNRSLAEAAETGDLHEQMRLSIAFHREVVETAGNRLLMSVWESLGIELWTTLSLRLHETEIYSKSAEHALLIEAFRRQDPDAPRMLHDHVMNYAP; from the coding sequence ATGGAGGCCGTGAACGTCTCCGCTCAGCTGCTGCGCACCGGCTTGGCCGACCAGATCCGCGAGTTCATCGTCGAGGGGATCAGCTCGGGCCGCTGGGAGCCGGGTGAACGCCTCGTCGAGCGCCGGATCGCCGCCGAGCTGGGCGTCAGCCAGGGCCCGGTGCGCGAGGCGCTGCGCCAGCTGGAGGCGTTGCGATTGGTGGAGAGCCTGCCCAACCGGGGCGCCCGGGTCCGCGCCTTCACCGAGCGCGATCTGGGTGAGATCTTCCCCGTCCGGGCGGGCCTGGAGCGGACCGCGGTCGAGCTGGCGCTGCCCAGGCTGGCCGAACGGGTGGACGCGCTGGAGCGGCACAACCGGTCGCTGGCCGAGGCCGCCGAGACCGGTGATCTGCACGAGCAGATGCGGCTGAGCATCGCCTTCCACCGTGAGGTGGTGGAGACCGCGGGCAACCGCCTGCTGATGTCGGTCTGGGAGTCGCTGGGCATCGAGCTGTGGACGACCCTCTCCCTGCGCCTGCACGAGACGGAGATCTACTCCAAGTCGGCCGAGCACGCGCTGCTGATCGAGGCGTTCCGCCGCCAGGACCCCGACGCGCCGCGGATGCTGCACGACCACGTCATGAACTACGCCCCCTGA
- the pdhA gene encoding pyruvate dehydrogenase (acetyl-transferring) E1 component subunit alpha: protein MAETTKARPRKTVRSKPGSTPDTEDARDGGETGTAVPADRSELVGYYRRMLLIRRFEERAARAYTEAKIGGYCHLNLGEEATVVGLLAALRPTDYLFTNYREHGYALAKGISPERVMAELYGRSTGVSKGWGGSMHMFDAEARLLGGYGIVGGQLPLATGAALAVSYKGGDDVVMCQMGDGTAAIGAFHESLNLAALWDLPAVFVVINNGLGMGTPVEASSAEPELYRRGAAYRMESARVDGTDVVAVFEAARTAVEHARAESRPYLLECVSPRLRGHSVVDPARYRSKEERQALLDQDPLAAFAARLERDGVLPAEDRAVIEAEVAAEVEAAAAFADQSPAPDVSTLFDYTYATPVPGELRRLPADPVFGS from the coding sequence ATGGCCGAGACCACCAAGGCCCGCCCCCGGAAGACCGTCCGGAGCAAGCCCGGGTCCACCCCGGACACCGAGGACGCCCGAGACGGCGGGGAGACCGGGACCGCGGTCCCCGCCGACCGGTCCGAACTGGTCGGGTACTACCGGCGGATGCTGCTGATCCGCCGGTTCGAGGAGCGGGCGGCCCGCGCCTACACCGAGGCCAAGATCGGCGGCTACTGCCACCTTAACCTGGGTGAGGAGGCCACGGTGGTCGGGCTGCTGGCCGCGCTGCGGCCCACCGACTACCTCTTCACCAACTACCGCGAGCACGGCTACGCGCTGGCCAAGGGCATCTCGCCGGAGCGGGTGATGGCCGAGCTTTACGGCCGTTCCACCGGCGTGTCCAAGGGGTGGGGCGGGTCCATGCACATGTTCGACGCCGAGGCCCGGCTGCTGGGCGGCTACGGCATCGTCGGCGGGCAGCTGCCGCTGGCCACCGGCGCCGCCCTGGCGGTGTCGTACAAGGGCGGCGACGACGTGGTGATGTGCCAGATGGGCGACGGGACCGCGGCCATCGGCGCCTTCCACGAGTCGCTGAACCTGGCCGCCCTGTGGGACCTGCCCGCCGTGTTCGTCGTGATCAACAACGGGCTCGGCATGGGCACCCCGGTGGAGGCGTCCTCGGCCGAGCCGGAGCTGTACCGCCGCGGCGCCGCGTACCGGATGGAGAGCGCCCGGGTGGACGGCACCGACGTGGTCGCCGTGTTCGAGGCCGCCCGGACCGCGGTCGAGCACGCCCGCGCCGAGAGCCGGCCGTACCTGCTGGAGTGCGTGAGCCCCCGGCTGCGCGGGCACTCGGTGGTCGACCCGGCGCGCTACCGCTCCAAGGAGGAGCGCCAGGCGCTGCTCGACCAGGACCCGCTGGCCGCGTTCGCCGCCCGGCTGGAGCGGGACGGCGTGCTGCCCGCCGAGGACCGCGCCGTCATCGAGGCCGAGGTCGCCGCGGAGGTGGAGGCCGCCGCCGCGTTCGCCGACCAGAGCCCCGCCCCGGACGTCTCCACGCTGTTCGACTACACCTACGCCACCCCCGTCCCGGGCGAGCTGCGCCGCCTGCCCGCCGACCCCGTGTTCGGTTCCTGA
- a CDS encoding alpha-ketoacid dehydrogenase subunit beta, with product MALVTYRQALRDTLRAEMLRDENVFLMGEEIGLFEGSYKITEGLLKEFGPRRVRDTPIAEEGFVGAAIGAAMLGLRPVVEIMTINFSLLALDQIVNHAAKIYGMFGGQCSVPMVIRTPGGGGQQLGATHSQNVELFYSFIPGLKVVAPSTPAEASAMLKAAIRDDDPVLFLENLALYNTKGELPAGTSSDAGAAVAGGSGGSSTQMLIDSIEPAEIGRAAVTRPGTDITIIGYSRMAQVAAEVAETLAGEGISAEVVDLRSLRPLDRETIVESVRRTGCAVVAEDDWLTYGIGAEIAATIQEGAFDWLDAPVRRVAMAEVPLPYAKPLELAALPSADSLLTAVRATLRSTGRLAALETTRS from the coding sequence ATGGCACTTGTCACCTACCGCCAGGCCCTGCGGGACACGCTGCGCGCGGAGATGCTCCGCGACGAGAACGTCTTCCTGATGGGCGAGGAGATCGGGCTCTTCGAGGGCTCGTACAAGATCACCGAGGGGCTGCTCAAGGAGTTCGGCCCGCGCCGGGTCCGCGACACCCCGATCGCCGAGGAGGGGTTCGTCGGCGCGGCGATCGGGGCCGCCATGCTCGGCCTGCGCCCGGTGGTCGAGATCATGACGATCAACTTCTCGCTGCTGGCGCTGGACCAGATCGTCAACCACGCCGCCAAGATCTACGGGATGTTCGGCGGCCAGTGCAGCGTCCCGATGGTGATCCGCACCCCGGGCGGCGGCGGGCAGCAGCTCGGCGCCACCCACTCGCAGAACGTGGAGCTGTTCTACTCGTTCATCCCCGGGCTGAAGGTGGTCGCGCCCAGCACGCCCGCCGAGGCGTCCGCGATGCTCAAGGCCGCGATCCGGGACGACGACCCGGTCCTGTTCCTGGAGAACCTGGCGCTCTACAACACCAAGGGCGAGCTGCCCGCGGGCACGAGCAGCGACGCGGGCGCAGCCGTTGCCGGGGGGTCTGGGGGGTCGTCCACCCAGATGCTGATCGACTCGATCGAGCCGGCCGAGATCGGCCGCGCCGCCGTCACCCGGCCCGGGACCGACATCACCATCATCGGCTACTCCCGGATGGCCCAGGTCGCCGCCGAGGTGGCCGAGACCCTGGCCGGCGAGGGCATCTCGGCCGAGGTCGTCGACCTGCGCAGCCTGCGCCCGCTGGACCGGGAGACCATCGTCGAGTCGGTGCGCCGCACCGGCTGCGCCGTGGTCGCCGAGGACGACTGGCTGACGTACGGCATCGGCGCCGAGATCGCCGCGACCATCCAGGAGGGCGCCTTCGACTGGCTGGACGCCCCGGTCCGCCGGGTGGCGATGGCCGAGGTGCCCCTGCCGTACGCCAAGCCGCTGGAGCTGGCCGCGCTGCCCTCCGCCGACTCCCTCCTGACCGCCGTCCGCGCGACCCTGCGTTCGACCGGACGCCTCGCCGCCCTGGAGACCACCCGCTCATGA
- a CDS encoding dihydrolipoamide acetyltransferase family protein — protein sequence MTEILMPRLSDTMEEGVISSWQKKPGDPVAVGDVLVDIETDKAVMEYEAYEAGVLGEILVGEGETAAIGAPIAIVLPAGSEVPAQAAARPEEQSAGQAKEEVAVAAPAPAASAPSDPAPAPASGPAAPAPAPLNGTPRGTRPPSSPLARRLARDHGIDLATLTGTGPGGRIVRADIEAAVRAGGAAAPPQAQPAQPQPAQAAEPKAAPAAPAQAAGVDDADVERVPLNRFRKVAARRLTESKRNAPHFYLTREVDAEELLAFRATLNKALDPAKVSVNDLIVKACATALREHPAVNVSFTEDELLVHKRVNVGVAVAVEDGLLVPVIRDADRKSVSQIGAETRELAGKARAGRLSAQEMSGGTFSVSNLGMYGIASFSAVINPPEAAILAVGAVRDEPVVRDGQVVPGKRLSVTLSVDHRACDGATGAAFLARLAELLERPLLIVA from the coding sequence ATGACCGAGATCCTCATGCCCCGGCTCTCCGACACGATGGAGGAGGGCGTCATCAGCTCCTGGCAGAAGAAGCCGGGAGATCCGGTCGCGGTCGGCGACGTGCTCGTCGACATCGAGACCGACAAGGCCGTCATGGAGTACGAGGCGTACGAGGCGGGCGTGCTCGGCGAGATCCTCGTCGGTGAGGGCGAGACGGCCGCGATCGGCGCGCCCATCGCCATCGTGCTCCCGGCCGGGAGCGAAGTTCCCGCCCAGGCCGCCGCGCGGCCCGAGGAGCAGTCCGCCGGGCAGGCCAAGGAGGAGGTCGCCGTGGCGGCCCCGGCCCCTGCCGCCTCCGCTCCCTCCGATCCGGCTCCGGCCCCTGCGTCCGGGCCCGCCGCGCCCGCTCCGGCACCGCTCAACGGCACCCCGCGCGGGACCCGGCCGCCGTCGTCGCCGCTGGCCCGCAGGCTCGCCCGCGACCACGGCATCGACCTGGCGACGCTGACCGGCACCGGGCCCGGCGGGCGCATCGTCCGCGCGGACATCGAGGCCGCGGTCCGCGCCGGCGGGGCCGCCGCGCCGCCGCAGGCACAGCCGGCACAGCCGCAGCCGGCGCAGGCCGCGGAGCCGAAGGCCGCGCCGGCCGCGCCCGCGCAGGCCGCAGGCGTGGACGACGCGGACGTCGAGCGGGTCCCGCTCAACCGGTTCCGGAAGGTCGCCGCGCGGCGGCTGACCGAGAGCAAGCGGAACGCGCCGCACTTCTACCTCACCCGCGAGGTGGACGCCGAGGAGCTGCTGGCGTTCCGGGCCACGCTCAACAAGGCGCTGGACCCCGCGAAGGTCAGCGTGAACGACCTGATCGTCAAGGCGTGCGCCACCGCGCTGCGCGAGCACCCGGCGGTCAACGTCTCGTTCACCGAGGACGAGCTGCTGGTGCACAAGCGGGTGAACGTCGGCGTGGCCGTGGCGGTCGAGGACGGCCTGCTGGTCCCGGTCATCAGGGACGCCGACCGCAAGAGCGTCTCGCAGATCGGCGCCGAGACCCGGGAGCTGGCCGGGAAGGCCCGCGCGGGCAGGCTGTCGGCGCAGGAGATGAGCGGCGGCACGTTCAGCGTGAGCAACCTGGGCATGTACGGCATCGCCAGCTTCTCGGCGGTGATCAATCCGCCGGAGGCCGCGATCCTGGCCGTCGGCGCGGTGCGCGACGAGCCGGTGGTGCGGGACGGTCAGGTCGTTCCGGGCAAGCGCCTGTCGGTGACGCTGTCGGTGGACCACCGCGCCTGCGACGGCGCCACCGGGGCGGCGTTCCTGGCCCGGCTCGCCGAGCTGCTGGAGCGGCCCCTCCTCATCGTGGCCTGA